In the Telopea speciosissima isolate NSW1024214 ecotype Mountain lineage chromosome 2, Tspe_v1, whole genome shotgun sequence genome, one interval contains:
- the LOC122651334 gene encoding coatomer subunit delta-2-like, which yields MVVLAASVISKSGKALVSREFVDMSRIRIEGLLAAFPKLVGTGRQHTYVETENVRYVYQPIEALYLLLVTNKQSNILEDLETLRLLSKLVPEYSPSLEEEGICKAAFELIFAFDEVISLGHRENVSVAQVKQYCEMDSHEERLHRLVMQSKINETKDIMKRKASEIDKSKIDRTRSEKGGFMSLQMTGSGRIDSSFSEMSISSSSSGFGNGMSTEVETFSSKSKGRPSASATAPPKGLGMKLGKTQRTNQFLESLKAEGEVILEDMQPTAGQARTAAPPPTDPITLTVEEKLNVTLKRDGGVSNFDVQGTLLLQILSQEDAFIQVQIETGENSGIVFKTHPNINKELFSNNNILGLKDHNRPFPTGQAGDTAGVGLLKWRMQSVDESVVPLTINCWPSVSGSETYVSIEYESSSMFDLQNVVISVPLPALREAPTVRQIDGEWRYDSRNSTLEWSILLIDGSNRSGSMEFVVPPADTSVFFPISVRCTAAKTFSDLKIVNILPLRGGPSPKFSQRTQLITENYQVV from the exons ATG GTGGTCCTTGCAGCTTCTGTTATAAGTAAATCTGGTAAAG CTCTGGTTTCGAGGGAGTTTGTGGACATGTCTCGCATAAGGATTGAGGGATTACTTGCAGCCTTCCCCAAGTTGGTTGGTACAGGAAGACAGCATACGTATGTTGAGACAGAGAACGTGCGTTATGTGTACCAGCCAATAGAAGCTCTATATTTGTTACTTGTAACAAACAAACAGAGTAACATTCTTGAAGATTTGGAGACATTGAGACTGCTCTCTAAACTT GTTCCTGAGTATTCTCCCTCTCTAGAAGAAGAGGGCATTTGCAAGGCTGCTTTCGAGCTGATTTTTGCTTTTGATGAAGTCATCTCCCTTGGACACAGAGAAAACGTCTCTGTTGCACAGGTAAAACAGTACTGTGAGATGGACAGTCATGAAGAGAGATTGCACAGGCTGGTAATGCAGAGCAAGATCAATGAAACCAAGGACATCATGAAGCGGAAAGCTAGTGAGATTGACAAAAGCAAG ATTGATAGAACCAGAAGTGAAAAAGGGGGTTTCATGTCTCTCCAAATGACAGGCTCTGGACGAATTGACAGTAGCTTTAGCGAAATGAGCATATCTAGTAGCAGCAGTGGGTTTGGAAATGGAATGAGTACTGAAGTGGAAACCTTTTCTAGCAAATCCAAAG GTCGTCCCTCTGCGTCTGCCACTGCTCCTCCTAAAGGGCTTGGTATGAAGCTTGGTAAAACACAGAGAACAAACCAATTCTTGGAATCTCTTAAAGCTGAAGGTGAAGTCATTCTGGAGGACATGCAACCAACTGCTGGTCAGGCCAGAACAGCTGCACCGCCACCAACTGATCCTATCACATTGACTGTTGAAGAGAAGCTTAATGTGACACTGAAGCGAGATGGTGGGGTCAGTAACTTTGATGTCCAAGGTACCCTTTTGCTCCAGATTCTTAGCCAGGAGGATGCGTTTATTCAAGTCCAG ATTGAAACCGGGGAAAATTCTGGCATAGTTTTCAAAACTCACCCTAATATCAACAAAGAATTATTCTCCAACAACAATATTCTAGGCTTGAAGGATCATAATAGGCCTTTTCCGACTGGTCAAGCTGGTGATACAGCAGGTGTTGGTCTTTTGAAGTGGAGAATGCAGAGTGTGGATGAGTCAGTTGTGCCATTGACAA TCAACTGCTGGCCCTCTGTATCTGGAAGTGAAACATATGTCAGCATAGAATATGAATCTTCATCAATGTTTGACCTGCAAAATGTTGTGATATCAGTACCTCTTCCTGCACTTCGGGAGGCACCCACTGTGAGGCAGATTGATGGGGAGTGGAG GTATGACTCGAGGAATTCCACATTGGAGTGGTCCATACTACTAATTGATGGGTCTAACCGCAG TGGGTCGATGGAGTTTGTTGTTCCTCCGGCAGATACATCAGTGTTCTTTCCCATTTCGGTCAGGTGCACTGCTGCGAAGACATTCAGTGATCTAAAG ATTGTGAATATATTGCCCCTAAGAGGAGGCCCTTCTCCAAAGTTCTCTCAGCGAACACAGTTGATCACAGAGAACTACCAGGTGGTGTGA